ACCGATCTCGCATGTTTCGCCGATGACGACGCCGGTACCGTGATCGATGAAGAAGTAGTCACCAATGGTTGCACCGGGGTGAATGTCGATGCCCGTTTCCTTATGCGCCCATTCGGTCATCATGCGAGGAATGAACGGCACATCCAGTTGCACCAATTCGTGTGCGATTCGGTAGATCGTGATTGCTTCGAAACCGGGATAGCAAAAGACGACTTCATCCGTTGTCTGGCATGCCGGGTCGCCGTCATAGGCGGCTTGGACATCTGTCGCAAGCGTCTTGCGAAGCTTGGGAATTCGTTTGAGCAACTCGATCGCCATCGTTTGCCCCTTGGCTTCGAAGTCGATGTCGCTTTCGCAGTCGTTGTGCTTCGCCGTCACACGATCCTCGTGACGCAACGCCCGAGCGATCTCTGTGGTCAATTGGTCATGCAACGTATCGACCAGCCCGCCGACGTGGTAGCGAATGTTACCCGTATGCAAACCGACTTTGCGGCGGTAACCGGGATACAGAATGTCTTTGATGTTCAGCAGGATCTCGACGACCCCGGTGTAGGATGGCAGCGCGCAGTGACCGAGGTGGTTGATCGAGTCTTCCGCCGTGTAGGTGGACACGATCTCGTCGGTCAAGTTTGGAAGCTGTTCTTTTAAGCGAAAGTCAGATGCCACGGTGATCTCTCGATGCGGGTTGGTGAATGGCTTTGCGCTACCCTACGAACAACGACCAGTTCGGGATTTCCCGACTGGCCGCTGTGTGTCTTTTACAATCTCTGGACTGAGTTCTCTCCGATTGGCTCGCGCCATTCCTTGCGTTTCAAGCAGAATTCCTCTCCTCGAATCGTCGGATCGACTTAGAACCCGATTCCTGACTTGACCCTTAGCGGCCGATCGTTGGCGGGTTGTCCACGAAGAAGTCTCGTGGGCCGCGAACGCTATAGTAAGGATAGGCAACTTGAGCCGATGGCGGGCCCGGGGTAAATGGGCGGCTATTCAGCGCGTTGCCCGCTTGATGGCCCAAAAGGCCCGGTTGCAGGTGCGAACTATAATCCAAACCGCCTTGCTGCCATCCCAACGGTCCGGCTTGGCACCCGGTGCGACATCCGCCGTTACAGCATCCGACGCCGGCCATTCCGCCGAGGTGTCCGATCAATCCACTTTTGCCACAGTTGCACGAACCGCTGCCGTTACAGGCATCGGCCGCACGCTTACTCTTGAGCCGGCTTAGCATGCCGACCGGGCCGCTGTTACCACACTCGTTACAGCCGCCGCATTCGCCGCCGCCGCACGACTGGACGCTCGACCCACATGCGCCCGATTGACAGCCACCGCCGCCTCGCACGTTGTGGTGCAGGCAACCGGTCGATCCGACAAGCAAGGCCGCGATCGACCCCATCCATAGCCAACGATACATTGCGGAATCCTTCCGATTTTACGCCCGCCCGAGGGCGGCAATTGATGTTTGGTTCATTGAAGCGGTACTTACACCTCGCTCCCGTTGGTAGTTTCGGCTTCCCATTCGGTCCCGTGCACACAATCGGCTCTACCAGACCAGTCTGAATAAAAAGACGGCGTCATCGTCTCCGCAAATTGCCCAATCCCCCACATTTTGTTCTCGTCTTGCTCTCGGCGGCTCCGAATTGGTAGGTCCAAGCAACTTTATGAGCCTTGGGCGACAATCTTCTGGGAATCCGTTTCGATGCCAAAAACCAACACAACACGCCATTCGCCAATACGTGTCGCTTTGATGCTGATCGCGGCCGCCACAGCCTTTGGTGTCTCGACAAACGCGGCTGCCCAAATCGTTTCGCCGTCACTGACCGTCACTCCGCGCGACCCGATCGCAACGCTTTCTGACCAACTGATCAATCGACTCCACGCGACCCAGCAAGACCAACGCGAGTACTTGGCGATCGTGCTGGGAAAAGTCAAATCCGGCGCCCTGGACGCTCGGCTCGTCGTTGCGATTCAGCGTTACGCCATCAAGCGGAACTCGTCATTCCCGTTCCCGTTCTTCGAGCGAGCGATGCAGTACGAGGCGGCCAAGCGAGGCGTCAAGCTGCCGACGTATCACGAAGTCGCATCGACATCGAGGCCCATGCCGGGTCGCTGAACGCTGGAATCACCGAAGAATACCGCTGGCCGAATTCTCTTCGGGCGCGCATCCGGCGCGGACGTCGACTAAATTCATTGTCGATGGTCGGTGGGACGTTCAGGTCCGTAAAGTCGCCGCCATTCCCGCGATTTCAGGATCGAGCCCCGCATGTCATTTCAACGCACGATGTTTCGCATCGTCCTTCTTATCATGGTCGGCGCCATCCACGGGCCAACCGACACAGCGATTGCGCAGCAGGACATCGGCGCCGAACGCCCGAATGTCGTGATGATTGTGATCGACGACCTGAATGATTGGGTCGGATGTTTGGGTGGGCACCCACAAGTGCAAACGCCTCATATCGATTCGCTCGCCAAACGTGGCGTGACGTTCACAAACGCCCATTGCCAGGCCCCCATTTGCAACCCGTCGCGAATCAGCATGTTGCTGGGCCAATTGCCGTCCACGACCGGGCACTACTTCCTAACGCCCGGCTTTCGCGATGTGGAAGTCACTCGAAATGCCGAAACTTTGTTCCAGTCCGTCCGTCGCCAGGGATATCGAACCGAAACGATGGGCAAGATTTTTCACGCCAGCGCCGACAAACCGTCGTTCGATCTTGCCCAACGTTCAAAAGGGATTCGCGGTCTGCCGAAAAAGCTGCACTATGATTTGCCCGGATCCCATCCCCTGTGGGATTGGGGACAAGTAGATTTTCCCGACGAAGATCAGCGTGACTATCACACGGCATCATGGGCGGCCCAACGGTTTCCCGAACTGGCCAAGGCAGACCAACCGTTCGTGATGGCCGTTGGTTTTTATCTGCCGCATGTTCCCATCTATGCATCCAAGAAATGGTTCGATCTTTATCCGATGGACGAACTGGTGATGCCAACCGTCCCCGAAGGTGATCTCGACGACGTCCCGCCGATTGCGATCGAGTTGAGCAAGAATATGACGGCCCCACGCAACGAATGGATGATCGAAAATGGCGAGGACAAAGAAGCGGTACGTGCTTACTTGGCATCG
Above is a window of Rubripirellula tenax DNA encoding:
- a CDS encoding sulfatase: MSFQRTMFRIVLLIMVGAIHGPTDTAIAQQDIGAERPNVVMIVIDDLNDWVGCLGGHPQVQTPHIDSLAKRGVTFTNAHCQAPICNPSRISMLLGQLPSTTGHYFLTPGFRDVEVTRNAETLFQSVRRQGYRTETMGKIFHASADKPSFDLAQRSKGIRGLPKKLHYDLPGSHPLWDWGQVDFPDEDQRDYHTASWAAQRFPELAKADQPFVMAVGFYLPHVPIYASKKWFDLYPMDELVMPTVPEGDLDDVPPIAIELSKNMTAPRNEWMIENGEDKEAVRAYLASISFVDHLVGMVLDSVQKSGHSDDTLVVLLSDHGFHLAEKNKWAKRSLWERTTRVPLLVAGPGIANNARCDAPVGLIDVYPTLLDLCALPQQENLDGHSLRPLLEDVQSPWQHPAICTFGPGNHSVHSTDYHFIRYRDGSEELYDRRSDRLEQYNLANDSSMSSVLDEHRKWIPQNDAPMVPGSRGSDSPLYGESNGLQKAMKREK
- the epsC gene encoding serine O-acetyltransferase EpsC, giving the protein MASDFRLKEQLPNLTDEIVSTYTAEDSINHLGHCALPSYTGVVEILLNIKDILYPGYRRKVGLHTGNIRYHVGGLVDTLHDQLTTEIARALRHEDRVTAKHNDCESDIDFEAKGQTMAIELLKRIPKLRKTLATDVQAAYDGDPACQTTDEVVFCYPGFEAITIYRIAHELVQLDVPFIPRMMTEWAHKETGIDIHPGATIGDYFFIDHGTGVVIGETCEIGEHVKLYQGVTLGALSFPTDNEGALIRGQKRHPTIEDHVVVYANATILGGRTVVGRNSVIGSSVWITKSVSPSTTVVLEKPQLKVRGASADNEVLEHDLNFQI